From the genome of Ziziphus jujuba cultivar Dongzao chromosome 4, ASM3175591v1:
aaaagttgaatTAAATACCACATGatttttgaattccataaaaatattttaaaaaatcaactaaactctcaattaaattaaatacaacCCCTAGTAGTAGTACCAATCTAGTAATACTGTTATATATATCACCTAAGTTTTCAAAATTGCAAGTTGTGTGGATTCAGCCAACACTGGTTGGTATTACTGTGAAAGAAGTTCCTGAATGGATTCTTCCAGGGGTGTCCCTACCAAATTGATTTTCTAGTTGAACCTACTTATTTGTATAGACTCCTTTGTCTGCAATTTATCAGAGAATCTTTTAAGAGTTATAAATCACTTGTCCATAGCACATCCTTCATTGTATTCGACATTCGTTTTACTCCAATAATTGGCCGCTCCATTGTTGAACAATTAATAATCAAAATGGGTATTGTAGGgtacatattttctaaattagaaATAATTATACATGCTTGGAACTGATTTTGAGTTCGAATTCTCCATTAGGTGATATAGTTGTCGAGAGAGAAGCTGAAGCTTGAATTTTTGAATCTTTGTAACTTTTTTACTCGGTATCCTATTTATAAACTTAGAatctttttacaaaaatatctttgtAAGAAGATCTTCAACACGCCGCCAAAGTTTAAAGGTACccctaaaacattaaaaaaaaaaaagatccaaaCAAATCCATGGTTGGCtcaaaatataccaaataatcACAAAGCAACCCAACGCACAGTTATACCTTCCCTAGTTAAGAAACATATGAAAACGGCTTCATCCCATACTCAATTGAGAACCACCTTATATTATCGATAAAAGCATCTAACTCTTTACAGGTTAACAGGAGGATGCTCGAATCAAAACATCTAGTCTTTTGTTGTCTTCCATGTGACTATGTCTGACCGTTAAGTTTATGAAAATACAAATTGGTCTTGGATGATTAAATGAGGACGTTATAGTGACAATTCTCTATAGTCCCCCTAATATCCTTCATAACTTAAGCTTCACCTGCCGACTTTATATTCCACAACTAATTAATTGCTTACATAAAATGGAATAATCTTTATGGTAGGCCACACAAGGTATATAGACCTCTTGACCATAACGCATCAAAACTACCctgattctttttcttttaaattttttgggccTGTGGGGTTGAGTGTCAACCTTGAACCTTCTTAGCAAAAGTTTCAAATAACACATAAAATGCATTTGATAGACTTAATCGAATTCAATTTATGTGCCAGGATTAACATACATGACATGTCATTTTCCAAGTGTTCTTTTCTGTACTTGTAAAAGTTTATACTAAAGTGATCCAAAgaggaacaaaataaaaatgaagatgaaTATCATTGcccaaaatgaagaaaaaagtgGATTCCATTATCATTATGCTAGCCAAATGGGCCACCGTAACTTACAAACAAGTTATATGAGTAATTTGCAACACGAACTTGATTTCTCCATGCTTTTTTCAAGTAAATCATATAAAGAACAAAACCACTaagaaataaatacataaacgaGCTTGTATATAAAACAGAGTTCTCCAAAGAAGAACAAACAGTGGCCTTGACAGcttcaaaacaaaaagttatttCCTACTCTATTGTTCtctgagccaaaaaaaaaaaaaaaggggcaaaatATAAATACGTACACATATCAAATCTTTCATTACGGTTCCAGCTTCAAAGAGACAACCCTTGACTGTCTGTTACGCTTCGCCACCTTGACAAAGACTGCTGAAAGACAAGATGGAGCCCACCATGGCCTGCGAACCTTTTGTTCCCCTTTTAGGCAAGCCACTGCAATACAATTTGCTTCAGCATATAAAACTCATagccaaattacaatttaaatcCAAAACAATATCTGTATCTAGCAGAAGCACAATCTTGAATGGTAGACTGCACAGATTCACAACTTTTCAAAGTTTGAAAGACTAATCCAACGACTTGAAATGGAGAAATAACAAGTAAAAGCCAGTGGAAAGAAGCAACGTCCCCAGTGTAAGATGCAACTCATAAATGTTGGTATATAGAAACAGAAGACAGAATTGCTTTTATCAAAGAtgtgtaacattataaaaatataatttaaacacaGCTAAAATTTTATAGAGATAAGAGTTGAACATTTCGTCAGATAATGCACTAATATAAGTTCCTTAAGGCCATGATAAAGTATTTAATTTCCTCGGATAATGCATGGAGAGTATCTAACCAAAAGAGGGCCTTCATGTGAAGTAATAAATGCAGAGAGTAAAGAGAtacagatagagagagagagacctttAATTCGCCTAAGTTCCTTACAAAGCGTGATGAAGTCTCCCCATTTCATATGGCATCGTCTAATAAACCGAAGAATCTGTTCGGTAGTGAACATGGACATGCCTTCCAAGTATTCTCCATTGACACCATTTTCCCTAAAAACCTGTCTGTAACTGCCTAGATTTATCTCTTCCAACCACAAACCAACATCCTGTCAAGGAAAAAGAAGCATGAGGCCGTGTTTAATCTTCACATTGTCAAACAATTAGCTTGTATTTCCACTCTTCCGTTTACATGTGCACAAAATCTATTTGCAAGTAAAGAGAAGATAAAGTCTGTTACTTCACAAAGTGACATCCTTTTGCACAAAAGTTTGCCCATCATTAATTCACTCAAACAGATGCTtcataaaggaaaaaataagGATAAGGTGATCATGGTTGTGCAGACAATTGTTGCTGTGTACATGTTCTACAGAGTTATAACTGCTATACTATGCTCCTCCAGTCATTAAGGCCTTCAAAGAATCATGAATAACCGTGAAAACTGCGAGCATCGGTACAATTTTGGGGTTCATCAAGCTGTTTACGAATCATTTCAGGTCACAGCAACCCTCAACTGATGAactatcaatttcaaatttaccCTATTCCACACTCACCCTTGTCCTCATGGTTGTACTAAAGAATCCCCTTCTAGGTGCCAACATATATGTAATAAGTGATATACTAACTTCCCTCTCACACCATCAGCAATGTTTgtcttataattttcaatacaaCACAATTTCTTCATAATCATGCTGCAAGCATAACCAAGATTATACCCATGTATCTCAAAACACGTTAATATACTGTGAGGTCCATATAATATATGGTCGGCCCTGGACAAGTGGAATGGTGATGTAAAATAAGTGTAGTTACAGCAAAATGCCGGAATAAAGTGGTTTGTTGAGAAAATTCCAGACCCACTAT
Proteins encoded in this window:
- the LOC107432226 gene encoding uncharacterized protein LOC107432226; this encodes MSKGRQPEPIDFFIWSVEDVGLWLEEINLGSYRQVFRENGVNGEYLEGMSMFTTEQILRFIRRCHMKWGDFITLCKELRRIKVACLKGEQKVRRPWWAPSCLSAVFVKVAKRNRQSRVVSLKLEP